In the genome of Lacerta agilis isolate rLacAgi1 chromosome 2, rLacAgi1.pri, whole genome shotgun sequence, one region contains:
- the LOC117042605 gene encoding oocyte zinc finger protein XlCOF6-like, producing the protein MECGKSFPDNGTLRKHQRTHTGEKPFKCMECGKSFTESGNLRIHQRTHTGGKPFKCMECGKSFSRSGHLRAHQRTHTGEKPFKCMECGKSFTESGYLRKHQRTHTGEKPFKCMECGTSFTYSGHLRKHQRTHTGEKPFKCMECGKSFTDGGTLRKHQRTHTGEKPFKCMECGKSFTDGGTLRKHQRTHTGEKPFKCMECGKSFSQSQHLRKHQQTHTGEKPFKCTECGKSFRESGDLRKHQWTHTGEKPFKCMECGKSFTYSGGLRRHQATHTAEKPFECMECGKSFTDSGTLIIHQRSHTGENRFKCKECGKVFTKVGNVRRHQRTHTGEKPFECMECGKSFIDAGNVRRHQQTHTGETLNSEWNPKFTYRKLRRHEQTNSGTSK; encoded by the exons atggagtgtggaaaaagcttccctGACAATGGaacactaagaaaacatcaacggactcacacaggtgagaaaccatttaaatgcatggagtgtggaaagagcttcactgaaagtggaaaccttagaattcatcagcggactcacacaggggggaaaccatttaaatgtatggagtgtggaaagagcttcagtcggagtggacaccttagagcacatcaacggactcacaccggggagaaaccatttaaatgcatggagtgtggaaagagcttcacggAAAGTGGataccttagaaaacatcaacggactcacacaggggagaaaccatttaaatgcatggagtgtggaacgaGCTTCACTTacagtggacaccttagaaaacatcaacggactcacacaggggagaaaccatttaaatgtatggagtgtgggaaaagcttcactgacggtggaacacttagaaaacatcaacggactcacacaggggagaaaccatttaaatgtatggagtgtgggaaaagcttcactgacggtggaacacttagaaaacatcaacggactcacacaggggagaaaccatttaaatgcatggaatgtggaaagagcttcagtcagagtcaacaccttagaaaacatcaacagactcacacaggggagaaaccatttaaatgcacggagtgtggaaagagctttagggaaagtggagaccttagaaaacatcaatggactcacacgggggagaaaccatttaaatgcatggagtgtggaaagagcttcacttatAGTGGAGGACTAAGAAGACATCAGGCGACTCACACAgcagagaaaccatttgaatgcatggagtgtggaaagagcttcactgatagtggaACACTTATAATTCATCAGCggagtcacacgggggagaaCAGATTTAAATGTAAAGAGTGTGGAAAGGTCTTCACTAAAGTTGGAAACGTTAGAAGACAccagcggactcacacaggggagaaaccatttgaatgtatggagtgtggaaagagctttattgaTG CTGGAAATGTTAGaagacatcaacagactcacactgGAGAAACCCTAAATTCAGAGTGGAACCCTAAATTCACATACAGGAAACTTAGAAGACATGAACAGACTAACTCAGGTACAAGCAAATAA
- the LOC117042604 gene encoding oocyte zinc finger protein XlCOF6-like: MGELRTLMNIHQRTHTDEKPFKCTECGKSFIIRRSLIRHHRTHTGERPFSCMECGKSFSEFGKVRRHQRTHTREKPFNCMECGKSFINSEKLRIHQRTHTGEKPFNCVECGKSFINSGKLRIHQRTHTGEKPFNCVECGKSFTYSGALRKHQRTHTGEKPYKCMECGKSFIEGRELSMHHQTHTGEKPFECMECGKSFSHSRTLSIHQRSHTGKNRFKCKECGKVFTKVGNVRRHQRTHTGEKPFKCLECGKSFRDGTALSLHHQTHTGEKQYKCVECGMSFTYRGGLRRHQSTHTGEKPYKCMECGKSFISGTALTLHHQTHTGEKLFNCVECGMSFTYSGALRRHQSTHTGEKPFKCMECGKSFIEGRDLSMHNQTHTGEKPFACMECGKSFSHSRTLRKHQLTHTGGGNHLNVRSVERASLKLEMLEDINGLTLEKP; the protein is encoded by the exons ATGGGTGAACTTAGGACCCTGATGAATA ttcatcaacggactcacacagatgagaaaccatttaaatgtacggagtgtggaaagagtttcattaTCCGTCGATCCCTAATTCGTCATCATCGAACCCACACTGGGGAAAGACCATTTtcatgtatggagtgtggaaagagcttctctgaGTTTGGAAAagttagaagacatcaacggactcacacaagggagaaaccatttaactgtatggagtgtggaaagagcttcattaatAGTGAAAAACTTAGAatccatcaacggactcacacaggggagaaaccatttaactgtgtggagtgtggaaagagcttcattaatagtggaaaacttagaatccATCAAcgcactcacacaggggagaaaccatttaactgtgtggagtgtggaaagagcttcacttatAGTGGAgcactaagaaaacatcaacggactcacacaggagagaaaccatataaatgcatggagtgtggaaagagctttattgaAGGCAGAGAACTTAGTATGCACCatcaaactcacacaggagagaaaccatttgaatgcatggagtgtggaaagagcttcagtcacagtagaACACTTAGCATTCATCAGCGGAGTCACACAGGGAAGAACAGAtttaaatgtaaggagtgtggaaaggTCTTCACTAAAGTTGGAAACGTTAGAAGACAccagcggactcacacaggggagaaaccatttaagtgcctggagtgtggaaagagctttcgtgATGGTACAGCACTTAGTTTGCATCATCaaactcacaccggggagaaacaatataaatgtgtggagtgtggaatgagcttcaCTTATCGTGGAGGACTAAGAAGACATCAGtcgactcacacaggagagaaaccatataaatgcatggagtgtggaaagagctttattaGTGGTACAGCACTTACTTTGCATCATCaaactcacaccggggagaaactgTTTAACTGTGTGgagtgtggaatgagcttcaCTTATAGTGGAGCACTAAGAAGACATCAGtcgactcacacaggagagaaaccatttaaatgcatggagtgtggaaagagctttattgaAGGCAGAGATCTTAGTATGCATAatcaaactcacacaggagagaaaccatttgcatgcatggagtgtggaaagagcttcagtcacagtagaacacttagaaaacaccaATTGACTCACACGGGGGGcggaaaccatttaaatgtaaggagtgtggaaagggcttcactaAAGCTGGAAAtgttagaagacatcaacggactcacactggaGAAACCCTAA